One part of the Candidatus Mancarchaeum acidiphilum genome encodes these proteins:
- a CDS encoding right-handed parallel beta-helix repeat-containing protein has translation MESDTSEDNIEDEDNTQSGNDYISKLQQNSQEAEQNNSPDQSDEPSSSNDSSSDNDKADDSSPQPTTDNDGNEAITEPPKKKKPKNISNLNIGFKGSNQEAQEGEEANQGNRKPIPEIPNLDAPSKPPENNNEDNSGIKWDTSGYNPHAYVSGSNANNRSSNTNYNQPISSEGKSIANNQPKRKFGFPNNKKLATVKPKVLLTTEQAQKRNKKFLLVMVIILIAIIAVVLASTYLHHKKVIVPPPPPTPKFHYINSCQDVINPGVYYLGVNLTYSGSSGTCITIDTNNVAFICKDKGISGKGPYIVTSTSTNGVVINKKSNVSISGCSIKDFSYGVSIQNSSGVSITFDNISHNTISNVRISGGENNSVINNTLSGAGLDYGSLYLTGNTTDNLVEFNKITSSANYSIYVNSSGNKFYENYINNTPYGFYCNVDYGLIRSNLAKSNICNTNFGCDFVKCSLLNIPDNVSKITLTPSITSCGSITSPGDYYLKNNISAGYAYSNTSSSLVKNISLYYPKCITIKSPNVNLDCNNFTIYNSSEGIYYLGLSNVSIENCNFRNVNKSINVSISNDSKISNIRINDSSIYGVGVVSSTKVDFSNLSISNSTKGINIFADSEYNSFNKIAVSNNFYGIYLNISNLNDFSNFTINKNTFGVFINDSLYNQFNKGTILNSTKIDLYAQPGSIANKTTNLFYSTVCGLSDTKWGVCTYYVLPNLKFYPVDSCLNVTRSGTYALDKNLVTSSSDCIDIKVPDVNLSCGGYSISQLTPGYGSAIYDKGEKNVTISGCAVYTFNKAFDFEETSNINIYNSTASDQTPIYFSDVNHSYIINNTFDISGNTGLILRNVSKSVIYTNKITGNSKGSGLVLNNSYLNLIFNNSIYSNKIGFALYNNSVKNTIFNNTVQISSNYDYYCSPNASPIYSEYKGFNYGQKENDCYWLSALSPTSPSAECYIVSNPTTINLGADYLYKYGTVCMKIRSNDVTFNCDNHTVSALNGGTFINVSNSKNFKLENCYMQGFTAPIQVYNSSGELTNNQILVKSAYKSDAIEISNSPNMSSQNNLVYNYS, from the coding sequence ATGGAATCTGATACTTCTGAGGATAATATAGAGGATGAAGACAATACTCAGAGTGGAAATGACTATATATCAAAGCTGCAGCAGAATAGCCAAGAGGCTGAGCAGAACAATAGCCCAGACCAGTCTGACGAACCCTCCTCTAGTAATGACAGTTCCTCTGATAATGATAAGGCCGATGATTCCAGCCCCCAACCAACTACGGATAATGATGGCAATGAAGCAATAACTGAACCTCCAAAGAAAAAGAAGCCAAAAAACATAAGCAATTTGAATATAGGATTTAAGGGAAGCAATCAAGAAGCACAGGAGGGAGAAGAAGCCAATCAAGGCAATCGGAAGCCAATACCTGAAATACCAAATCTCGATGCACCTAGCAAGCCCCCCGAAAATAATAATGAAGATAACAGCGGAATTAAATGGGATACAAGCGGTTATAACCCACATGCATACGTATCAGGATCAAATGCAAATAACCGGTCAAGTAACACCAATTACAATCAGCCGATTAGTTCTGAAGGCAAATCAATAGCAAATAATCAACCAAAAAGAAAGTTCGGGTTTCCAAACAATAAAAAATTGGCTACGGTAAAGCCAAAAGTATTATTAACAACAGAACAAGCACAGAAGCGCAATAAGAAATTCCTTCTAGTAATGGTAATTATCTTAATAGCAATAATAGCTGTAGTACTTGCTTCAACATACCTGCACCACAAAAAGGTAATTGTCCCGCCTCCTCCACCGACGCCAAAATTCCACTACATAAATAGCTGCCAAGATGTAATTAACCCCGGAGTATACTATCTGGGAGTCAATCTTACCTATTCAGGATCCAGTGGAACCTGTATAACCATAGATACAAATAATGTTGCATTTATATGTAAGGACAAAGGAATAAGTGGCAAAGGGCCTTACATTGTGACTAGCACATCCACGAATGGAGTTGTCATAAACAAGAAAAGCAATGTATCAATAAGCGGATGCAGCATAAAAGACTTCTCCTATGGGGTTTCCATCCAAAATTCTTCAGGTGTATCTATAACATTTGATAATATATCCCATAACACAATATCTAATGTTAGGATATCAGGAGGGGAAAACAATAGTGTTATAAATAACACTTTGTCGGGAGCAGGATTGGATTACGGTTCGCTTTATTTAACAGGCAATACAACAGACAATTTGGTTGAATTCAATAAGATAACTAGCAGTGCAAATTATAGCATATATGTAAATTCATCTGGAAATAAATTCTACGAAAACTACATAAACAATACTCCTTACGGGTTTTACTGTAATGTAGATTATGGACTTATAAGAAGCAATCTTGCAAAGTCAAATATATGCAATACAAATTTCGGATGTGATTTTGTAAAATGCAGCTTGTTAAACATACCGGATAATGTATCAAAGATAACCCTGACACCTTCAATAACAAGTTGCGGTTCAATAACCTCCCCTGGCGATTATTATTTAAAAAATAATATTTCTGCAGGCTACGCATATTCCAATACAAGCAGTTCTTTGGTCAAAAACATCTCATTGTATTATCCAAAATGCATAACAATTAAATCCCCAAACGTAAATTTGGACTGCAATAATTTCACCATTTACAACTCAAGCGAAGGAATATATTATTTAGGGCTGAGCAATGTTTCAATAGAAAACTGCAATTTCAGAAATGTAAACAAATCAATAAATGTTTCAATTTCGAATGACTCCAAAATAAGTAACATAAGGATAAACGACAGCAGCATATATGGAGTAGGGGTAGTATCATCGACAAAAGTTGATTTCTCAAACCTGTCAATATCTAACAGCACAAAAGGGATTAACATATTTGCAGATTCGGAGTACAATTCATTTAATAAAATAGCAGTATCAAATAATTTCTACGGTATATACCTTAACATATCAAACCTTAATGATTTCAGCAACTTCACAATAAATAAAAATACTTTTGGTGTATTCATCAACGATTCCCTTTACAACCAATTCAACAAGGGCACAATATTAAACAGCACTAAGATTGATTTATATGCACAGCCTGGCAGTATAGCGAATAAAACTACAAACCTATTTTATTCAACGGTCTGTGGTTTGAGCGATACAAAGTGGGGGGTATGCACTTACTATGTATTACCTAATCTCAAATTCTACCCTGTAGATAGCTGCTTGAACGTGACTAGATCCGGAACTTATGCACTTGATAAGAATCTTGTAACCTCAAGTTCGGACTGCATTGACATAAAAGTTCCAGATGTAAACCTCTCGTGTGGCGGATATTCTATTAGCCAACTGACTCCAGGGTATGGAAGTGCAATATATGACAAGGGAGAGAAAAATGTAACAATAAGTGGATGTGCAGTTTATACTTTCAACAAAGCCTTTGATTTTGAGGAAACTTCAAACATAAATATCTATAACTCTACGGCATCAGATCAAACACCAATATACTTTTCAGATGTTAATCATTCATATATAATAAACAATACATTCGATATATCCGGGAATACCGGTCTGATATTACGCAATGTATCAAAGAGCGTAATTTATACCAATAAAATAACCGGAAACTCAAAAGGCAGCGGGTTGGTACTTAATAACTCATACCTTAATCTGATATTTAACAATTCAATCTATTCAAACAAGATAGGGTTTGCCTTATACAATAATTCTGTAAAGAATACAATATTCAATAATACTGTACAGATAAGTTCTAATTACGACTATTACTGCTCCCCAAATGCCAGCCCTATATACTCCGAGTATAAGGGATTCAATTACGGACAGAAGGAAAATGACTGCTACTGGCTTTCTGCATTAAGCCCTACAAGCCCAAGTGCAGAGTGCTATATAGTATCAAATCCAACAACCATAAACCTGGGTGCAGATTATCTTTATAAATATGGGACAGTTTGCATGAAGATTCGTTCAAACGATGTAACATTCAACTGTGACAATCATACAGTGTCGGCTTTAAATG
- a CDS encoding YbhB/YbcL family Raf kinase inhibitor-like protein, translating to MEKITIKSFKNGEYIPKVYSCEGNDISPEITIDEASESKYYMLIMNDPDAPMGLFTHWVIYNMQLKQGQLHENIEKAPITKEGFYQGHNDFGKIGYGGPCPPKGDKPHRYNFNLYMQDSKIDEEAITVKKAYDLAYKFLKVASYLGMYKR from the coding sequence ATGGAAAAAATAACCATAAAATCCTTTAAAAATGGCGAATATATACCAAAAGTCTACAGTTGCGAGGGGAATGACATATCACCCGAGATAACTATAGATGAGGCGTCTGAAAGCAAGTACTACATGCTTATAATGAACGACCCTGATGCGCCAATGGGCTTATTTACACATTGGGTTATATACAATATGCAATTAAAGCAGGGCCAGCTGCATGAGAATATAGAAAAGGCTCCTATAACCAAAGAGGGGTTTTATCAGGGCCATAACGATTTTGGAAAAATTGGCTATGGCGGACCATGCCCCCCAAAAGGTGACAAGCCGCACAGGTATAACTTTAACTTATACATGCAGGATAGCAAGATAGATGAAGAAGCAATAACAGTCAAAAAGGCATATGATCTAGCCTATAAATTCCTCAAGGTTGCTTCTTATCTTGGGATGTATAAACGCTGA
- a CDS encoding peptidase C39 family protein produces the protein MKKTVPTAEKKIVKKSKLFEIPIYSQSEDFTSSAASVMMVLKYLNKDYKMLKEDEFSIWNETVYGSVWHGSRYGIAYALAKRGAKPYIVSSNIKDLGYERKIAVYEGINLDALQSAFDEIKTKIKDYEVKEVKGNVTINTIKRYMSDNQIPIVLVNANVLNSTVSPNGSPQWVVIKGYDEDTFYINDSYSGITLIMEPEMLTKSLGYEGEYYMILVKAKKISSKPTKASKSK, from the coding sequence ATGAAAAAAACGGTCCCTACTGCTGAAAAAAAAATAGTCAAAAAATCCAAACTCTTTGAGATACCTATATACAGCCAATCAGAGGATTTTACAAGTTCTGCTGCAAGCGTGATGATGGTGCTCAAGTATCTGAACAAGGATTACAAGATGCTTAAGGAAGACGAGTTCTCTATATGGAATGAGACAGTCTATGGAAGCGTATGGCATGGATCCAGGTACGGTATAGCTTACGCATTGGCGAAGAGAGGTGCCAAGCCATATATAGTGAGCAGCAATATAAAGGACTTAGGATACGAAAGGAAGATAGCCGTATACGAAGGCATAAACTTGGATGCATTGCAATCAGCATTTGACGAGATCAAAACTAAAATTAAGGATTATGAGGTAAAGGAAGTAAAGGGAAATGTGACCATAAACACTATAAAAAGGTACATGAGCGACAACCAAATACCTATAGTCCTGGTAAATGCCAACGTTCTCAATTCAACAGTATCTCCTAATGGCTCTCCGCAATGGGTAGTGATTAAAGGTTATGATGAAGATACATTCTACATAAATGACTCATATTCTGGAATTACCTTGATAATGGAGCCAGAGATGCTGACAAAATCTCTTGGTTATGAAGGAGAATACTACATGATATTGGTAAAAGCCAAGAAAATTAGCAGCAAGCCCACAAAAGCATCCAAATCAAAATGA